Part of the Centroberyx gerrardi isolate f3 chromosome 11, fCenGer3.hap1.cur.20231027, whole genome shotgun sequence genome is shown below.
ccgtgcgcgaccgaaaatgtactcttgcaatgtgtgcagaacgcagcattttcgttgccggctacttcacgaagaaaagattaagccttctggaggtctttagaaaagaccaactttctcttcggcatgacagctaaccgttagcgtactgacagattctgtcagacagagccacatgCGTCATAgtctagcaacagccttgacaacgacacactgattgattgacacacagacaaatcagtgttgaattcagacgcgcggtgcattgtttatgttttttgattgggttaggtaataatgagcgggacagaacatgataaacgtctatgtaagcgctgaaaacaagtataatactattattattattttaattgtggtgaaaaccgggacaatttggtagtcaatgttgaaaaccgggacattttagtgttttacagatatttgtcgggactcgggacacccatcttgaaaccgggacaatctcggacaaaccgggacgtctggtcaccgtaatCTATTCACTAATGATAGCAAATATCAAATATTCAGGTGACCACTGCGTCAGCTATTATGTTTCTTGGGATTCCCTAGGTAGACAATCTTATGGATGCCCTCCAAGTATAAGGCTCAGCCCTGCTGCATCATTAATGTCAACTGCAGACTACACGATTTTAGCCCTGGTTTTCCTGTCCCAGACAAGTTTTTGAGATCGGGGTTTTTGGTCAGAGCCAAAACTCGCGCCCGTCACCGACGCTCATTAAGTATTGCAGTTCAGAGACGCGTTCCGACCCAGTCTTGGAGCCGTCCAAGATGCCCcgacattttcaaacatgtttgaaattaTCGGCACAAAATCTGAACTGGTCTCGTAGTTTGAGCAGTGTATGACCCAAGCACTGAGAACAGCGATGAGCAACAGCCAATGAAAGCGCGACAGGAAACCAGGAATTCatttgtaaagtaaaataaaggATCTGTCAGTGAAAAGTCAGTGTAATATTGAAGTATCAAGTCTGATTTTACTTGGCAGTACAGTTCCCATGGTCTTAACTACTTTCATAGTAGGTATTTGTGGCACCTGTCAAATCTACTGTTAGTCTtagattattagattatttGTGTAAACAGAAGTCcccatgtttttcttttgggaTTGACTAAATAGCTTCTCAATTCTATTCTGTATGTCCCAGCAAGGTTATTTAAAGCCTGTTTAATTAAGCTCAGGGTTAGCATTAAACAACAGACCCAACAAAGCAGTTTGTAACgagaaaatattattattattattttttattttttttttaatgccaaatGGTTTTTCCAAGAGTAGAATTGAGATTCTTACCAGTTGATTTTTGAGGTCGGGGCTATTTCTCAGCCGCTCCTCCAGGTTTTCAAGAGATTGGAGATCAGCTAATGGCAGCAGATTTCGTTAAACGCCTATCTCTTCTTCAGTTACGGATTTTAATCCCTGGACAGTTTTGAAGATGATTTTCATTTGGTCCATCATCATCTCTTGATTTGTGAGAATATTTCGCAGGAGTGCtaggaaaaaaagtttttgtgGATACATAGTTAAACAATTGATCCTATAAAAATGTGTGCAGCGAAGAACAAGACGGCAGATCACAGTCACctataaatacaataaaatactcACAAGTATTAAGAACGGTTTGTGGTCTCCTTAACAGTCGATGTGGCTCAGAAGAAACAATCTTTCTCTGGTGCAGGCCAGGGGACGCACGGCTTCTCTGGTACAGGCCAGGGGATGCACGGCTTCTCTGGTGCAGGTCAGGGGACGCACGGCTTCTCTGGTGCAGACCTGGGGACGCACGGCTTCTCTGGTGCAGACCTGGGGACGCACGGCTTCTCTGGTGCAGGTCAGGGGACGCACGGCTTCTCTGGTGCAGACCTGGGGACGCACGGCTTCTCTGGTGCAGGTCAGGGGACGCACGGCTTCTCTGGTGCAGACCTGGGGACGCACGGCTTCTCTGGTGCAGACCTGGGGACGCACGGCTTCTCTGGTGCAGGTCAGGGGACGCACGGCTTCTCTGGTGCAGACCTGGGGACGCACGGCTTCTCTGGTGCAGGTCAGGGGACGCACGGCTTCTCTGGTGCAGACCTGGGGACGCACGGCTTCTCTGGTGCAGGCCAGGAGTGTGGTGCACTCTGGAATCAGCATGATTAACATTAGTAACATTAGATTTTTTGGTTTTGGATTGCAAGGATGTCCTCCAAGTTTTTTGGGTGGAATAATTTCCTCAGGAATtaggaataaataaagataaagataaagatttCTGGTGCATTAGGCAGTCCATCTGGTACGCAAAGAGACAGACCAAAGCAGTGCAGACATTTTACagattaaaataataatcaaaactaatctaaactaatcaAACTCAAATTAACAGCAGCTGAAATTTGTTACGTTTACCGTGGCTTTGCTTTTGGCAAGACAGCTTCCTTGCCAGAATCATTCCCTTGGGGATCAGGACCAAATGGGTGAAGAATCTTTGGTGCACTAGGCAGTGTATCTGGTCTGCAGCGACATGTAGCAAACCAAATATAGTATCAACATTTTACATACTGATAGTAGAAAATCAAACTCAAATGAACAGCAATTGAAACTTCTTACATCTTCCTTGGCTTAGGTTTTGGCAAgtctcatcttcatcttcaccaGGGAAGAGGATGTTATTCGGTTTAATGAAGTACTTACTGTTATTcaaattgaaaatgtatttaaatataGACATGTAGAAAGAAAAGATAATAACTTACATTATTCGTTGTTTGGGTTTAATTGGAGAATCCTCCCCATCTGTCCCAAGGTCAGTGTGTTCAACAGCTTCTAGCTTTAACCTTGCCTCATTGTAATCATCTACAAAAGAATAAGTTTATTGGTTCATTCTTGTGTTATGCACATGTAATATCTCAAACACAACTGGCTAGATTTCAACAAAACTTGGGTGACTGATACATCTTGCCATAGAGATTCAgcatttacatttgtgtgtgtgatgattgATGCCTATATGCACATTTAGCAAAGATATCACTCTCAACATGTAACAGAATCCACAAAATTGGACTTACTTGATGTGAATATAACTCTGACCCTGTATGGTTTCCATCCTGCTCCAGGTTGTTCTTTACTTTTTGTGGCCTTGACAACATCTACTTTGTTTGGTGGCCACATACATTCTTCTTCATTGACCCAATTTGACGGCACCACTTCcacttcatttgttttctcaaaaacaacaaTGTGATACATTGTCTAtagataatgaaaaaaatactataTTTTAGTTTAAGTTATCTGTAAGAACTCACAACTTGAGAACAACATGAGAAGAGACTTATCATTCACCaaatattttacttaaaaaaaaaaaaactgcatctGATGGCAGGAGCAAAAGGTACAACAATAATCTCAACTTGAACAAGAGTTCATACACAACTGCATACTGCAAAGAATGTGCACTCGGCCCTGCCATTCAAATGGGCACTACCACCTCTTCTAAGAACCAGGATGTTCATTCTACTGAAGTGGAGTCATTAAACATACATTTTCCGTTTTGCTCATTTGATATAGCTCTCAGTAATTTTACATCACTCTTTACGATTCTTAAAACACACTGTATCAATAGATATGTAATTGCGATgtttataataattatttaattattataattataatgtgGATATGTACAGATATTTACAGATAGCCCACATGCCCACATCACCTGGAAATCTTTAGATTTCTCAGGTTATTTGTACATTTCCTGCTTTTTCACATTTACAATAACATATGAATACCTACTCAATCCCATTCCTGTATGTAAACCATTGCATACCAGGAGATTCAGTGACCCCTGTAGGGTGATTCATTTGAATGTAGAAGGGGCACAACAACAAATGTATCATGATATGGCAATCTGACGTACTTTTGTACACTTTCCTCTATCTGAAAGTACTTCACATTCGTGGACAGGTTAGAAACTATGTATATTCCTAACTCTCTGGAGTCAAATAGATATACAAAGAATGGTTCATGGCATCTGTATTCTTTGCCTGCAATGTATTCTATTCCTCCATCAATAACAATGTTTTCAACCAAAACAACCTTATTCCTAATTCTGATGCAGGAATCTCTCCTTGACCTTTTGACAATTACACCATCCATGGACAACACTTTAAATTGGTGTATTTCTCCCCTGGTGGACTGTGGCACCGGCCCATCTGTATGTTCCAACCTATATGCTTTAGCTGTTTGTGAACAAAGGTCATGACTAGAGTTGGCATCATCCATTTCAGACAACCTGCGGATCACTTGAGTCAAGGCATTGCGTGGCCCCCTAACCATTTTTTTAAGCTGTCCTAAGAAATGTTCAAATGGAAAAGCTGAAATGAGATCCAAATTGCCATGGATTTTGACATCCTGACTAAGATGCACAAGACCATGTATATTGCAAACTAAAAATTCTTGCCCATAAAGACGGCCAAAGTGTTCAACAAATGAAACCAGTAAAGAGTTTGCAAGGTTGTTCATCCTCAAGCAATAGTCCGAGCTCACTAAAATTTACACACCAACTGACAAAAGCATAAAATTGTCACAGATTTGAGACTTCAACACATCCTTCAGTACAACAGGACCAGTATACAACAAAAATTGACGTAGTTCTGTTGCCTTCTGGTCTTCTGGCAAACTCTGTTGGAATGTAATCCTTCAAAGCAAGTAGTCTCTCTGAAACCAAAGAAGCTTGACTAGATGACATACGACAACACGGTGCCAGGAGGACCCATCCACAAATCAAGTAGACGCCTCATTACCCCTAAGCACACCAAGTGCATGTAATCATGAGGGAAGGTAGCAACCATGTCAATACCAATGTCGGACAAAGGTGAGTGTTTGTGGTGGTGTTCCTCATCTATGGCTTGTCTAAAGCATTCGTCAGTTCTGCGCCTTGCACTGACCTCAGGGAATGTCATCCGACTACCTATTCGAACACCAGTTTGGTGGCACTTGTCGCATCCATGGTATGCAGTATGTGATTTAACACCTCTGATAAAGGCTCGGGCTGGGGTGTCACACACAACAGAGCTCACATTCAAAATGAAAGTCTTTCCCTTAAAAACAAACCCACTGCTCAgtgtttttaattcattcacCAGATGTTGCAAATATTCTGACAAAGAATTAGGTTTAGAAGTACCACAAAAAAGACCAATTATCGCTGGTTTCTTACTGTACCCCTGCAACATACCAAGTATTTGTCAAAACTGAGTACCCATGCTCTTAAAAAGTGGCAGACCGTCAAAATTCAGCTGTAGTCTAAAGGCATGTCTATCTGGGAGAACAGACCACACATTATCCAGAATCCTATTAAATGCATTCAGTATTCCAAAATAGTGAAATATTCCACCCGCTAAAGCCTCAattttgtatgttgtttttgttctgagTAATGTTTGTCCATCTTTGGGCAGAAAGGGATGGTGAAGTTTCAGGATGCAGAGCAGGGCTGATAGAGCCATCAGGGAAATGCCAAACTCAATGGCCCAGTCTGCCAGAGAACCCCTTAAATCACTACTCTCACTGCATGCATCAGTATGATCCATATCATCAGACTCATCAAACCTATGTTCTGCATCCATATTTAGACCatgctcactctctccatcactaTCAGCTTGCATCTCTTCACACCCGCCTGAAGCTACAATATTTAAGCCTTCCTCCACATTTCCATCATATTCTGCACTTTCTTGCTCGTTTTCTACTGATTCTATTAGTTCTTGAACTTTTTTCACTGCTCGTCTTCTCACATTGCTCCGCTCATTGTAAGCCCAATTCCCCTCCATATTACCTTAAATACAGTTCTACTTAATCCAGAAACAGTGTCAAGCCCAAATACAGCCCTGCAAGGAAGGAAAATTTAAgattaatgtaaaaaatgtaaatgtgtcatAGTAGCAACACAATaacaatacatacaaatattGTGACAAATATTTATTCTGTTTACCTACAGTCGCCAATATTTACTGGCCCACTACAGATAGGTTAATGTTaggtttaaaataaattacattagATTAATATATCTGTACTATTTTCAATGATTTGCCAACATGATCAGTGATAGTACTGTACCTTAAGTTTGCTTTCAGCTAAGCCCTGCACAGCCCTgcaataagtaaaataaatatgaatgacCAACTCATTCATACTCAATAAACTAGTTCACAATCATAATCATTTTCATCAGTAGCGGCCATGTTTCAGACATTCATATAAAAACAATTGGGAGAAGCCACACAAAagtgagattttatactttattgcaaaaaTTTCCACACAATGGCCCTCATTTACGAAACGAACGTACGACAGAAAACTGGGCATACGGTCATTTCCACGCAAGAATTTATAAATTTGGACGTGAGCGGAGGCTACGATCAAATCTCACGTCAAGTCTCAACTCGTGTACGCAAGTTTTCGAGTCAGCATGGACTTGCGGTGCAGCATAGTAAATCTGGCTGAGTCGGAGAATTGTTATTAGACCATATATTCTGACTGGCCTCTAAGCATATGCAGCCACATCACTTAAAAATATGTAGCCTATGGCAAAATATTCTATTTTGTAAAGGCCTACATCGACTATGTGTCATATAGCCTATCCCTAAATAGGTATTTTCAAATTGTTTgctattatattactattatatatataggctatacatatCACGGATGTATAAATGAAATATGCAAACCTCAGCTGGAGTTCGATTGTCGACAGCAACGCTGTTGACCGCAGCAGTGATTTCTTTCCATACTGCATTTTTCCGACTTCCTTTGATGCCACTTTTCAGGCTGCCAAATAGAACTAATTGGTTCAGTTGGACTTGCGACGTTAGAGTTTCTATTTCGAGGTCGGGgaagtttctcttcttggaCGTTTTACGCATCTCCATGTCGTAAACTCTAGGGGCGAGGCCTCTAAACCGAGAATATCTAGGGGCGTGATATTTAAATGACGATTGTTTTCAGCCGCCACATTTATCAACGCCCGATCATTCTTATGCTGTGATTGGCGAGATACGAACGTTTCATGAATCACACGTGAACCCTGTCGTAAGATGATTTCTGCGCTCGGATCTGCACTGGTTTCTACGTTagattgataaatgagggccaatatgttttactcgtgtAACAGACAAGGGTTCAAGGGTTTCAGAAGCTTATCAGATTGGCAAATTTCGGTCTGGAAAACCTTGCCTACATGAAGTTCCGGAGAGATTTTATCCACATGGTtttaatagaatagaaaacatcTAGCTTCAGCAACTTGCCCTATAGGCTACAGAAGCTAGGCTAACTGTAAAATGGCCGccgaaaaaggaaagaaagaaagaaaactggTAAAAAGGTATCTACAAATCTGGAATTGCGTTGCATGTAGGATTCAGTATAATGAGGATAATTATACTCTGGATTACTTTAAACTACCTGAGGAATGCCATCTAGCCTCTGTATTTTATAGAACATCCAACCAACTGCTTAGTAATGATTGTAAGAACCTAAAAACATTATGGGAAAAAGATTTGGGGTGTATTTGGACAAAGGAGGAATGGTTAGAAATATTGTCTAACAATGGGAAACATGTAAGAGGCGAAAGGGAAATTCAACCAAGTTTTGGAATGTTTGAGTAATTGGCTCGGAAGAATATACCAATATCGCCACGGTTATGTTTATTAGCGGATAGAAcgcaaatacaaaatacattttctataATTATGGTAGGCACCACTACTGCCGCCAGAATAATACTTAGATATTGGAAAACACCAAAAATGCCAAAGTTAAGAAAATGCCAATACAGTGACAAAAACAGCCTCATATCAGTCAATGCATTTCCTTCCTATTAATTTATTCACTTGTTTAGTTGCTCTCTATTGTTTTTTGAGATGTATGCCATTTGGAATTTTCATTTGTAATGTAAGCCACAAAGGAATGTATAACTGCACTGTCCTGTACCGTACAAGTTGAAACAATCAAAAtttgaattacaaaaaaataaataaatatatatatatatacaccatATTCAAAACTACGGAACCCcttctggggtcacatggtagaaaaaaaaacttgatgtgtaaatccgtgcgaacggatttgtacaCTGTGCGAACGGAAACGGTTTACAAAGCCGTTCGCACAGttacacatcaagtttttttttctaccatgtgaccccagaggggctccgtcgTACATACAAACCTTCTCTCAAagagcttttttctttttttgtccaaagTTTTTATTGTGGCTTAGTTAATTCTAAGTGAAAATTCATCTagataaatacatttaattatacaaaatatatcaactgaaactgaaacttggGATTTGTGTGAAATGTGATTGTTTGAAATCCATATTCCAGACACATCATTGTAGTAATAGCTTCTCAGTCTATTACACAGTCTATGTACCTGTATGTTAGGTGCTCCACAAGGGGGCACTGCAGTTCATGTATGCAGGGGTGCTTGGGAGGTGAAGAATAAATCGGGGCTCATTCTAGCTTTGAGCATTCAACATGACATGACGTGTTACGTGGTTTTGTCCAACACAACAATCATAACCTAACTGTGCTGCAGTCCTCCTGCAGACTGCACCCTGAGTGTCTAGATAATGTCTGACAGACATGAAGTTAGTGACAACAGACTATACGGTGCATAACTATTAGGGGTGGGGGAAAAAATCGATTCACTTAAGTATCgcgattttttttattacgatTTTTAAATCGATTTTTTTATTCCTGAATCgatataattcaaattcaattgcTTCATTTTAGTCTATGCTTATTAGACGAGGTGGAAAGAAGTTACCGCTTTTATCCAGCAGATGGCGAAATTTATGTTGAGGTAGTTGGTCTATACTTTGATGGTCAGCAGCCCAGAACCGGGGAGCAGTGCATATTTAAGACACAGACATCCAAGGCCCACGAAGAGTTAACCATAAagcacacaccccctcccctcgACTTGCCTGAGTCCTTCCTTCTGTCTTGCCGATAGACGGAGAAACCCTCCGGCGTGACAGCACAGTCGGACAGGCTGGGCTCCAGCCACGTCTCGGTGAACGCCAGAACGCAGCAGCTCCTAATGTCCCGTTGGTGTTTAATCCGTGCGTGCAGCTCGTCTCTTTGTTGTCCAAGGACTGAACGTTAGCTAGCAGAATGCTGGGCAGAGGGggtttgttgtttctctgttggGTTCTGCACAGAGCCCCGGCGCgcttccctctctttgttttcctccgTCGGCGCGCAGGTAAACATCCGCGATGTCAAAAGTCGGCTTTAAGTCCGAACTGGCTGACAATCGTAACTCCAAAAGTGTTTGCCGATCATACTGAATGAGTGAAAGTACCGTATGTGCAAAAAGAACCAGTAAtacaaactaaatacacacaagTTTGCTGAGTTGACACGGAGCTCTCAggtgcattccatttggccaaaatgcgtcccctcctctgtcctcgCGGCCTCGTCTCTTCGCTGACTcggcatccaaaaatgagccgCCATCATGAAGGACGTTCCAATTGGTCAAAAAacgcatgaaggatccttcatgtctcctcgTCAGTGCGGCTATCGCACGGCGCACCGGAAGTCTTTTGAGCACTAGCTTGATGAGCAGGAACAGCTAAATGTAGCAGTTTACttcaaaaagtatatatattttttattcattctattGTACATTTTATGTACCACTTTTATATGCAGTATAGCAGTGATGCTGCTGAAATAAATCTCAGAAAGACTGACTGACATGTGATGTGCATTGTTTTTGGAAATATGACTCATGATATATCATGAGTCATATTTCCAAAAACAATGCACATCACATGTCATTTAGTCACATAAATTTTATGATTTGACTATATTTTACTCACATTGAAATTGAATGAGCAGTGCATGGGACATAGCAAAATAGCATGCATCCTCTTatacaaaactgaaaaaaaatctagaaaATGTATCTAAAGGGCCAAGTAATGCTTTTTTATGAATATAAAGACTTAGCCCAATATAACAAACCCTTTCATAGTAATTTTTATGTTAAGTTAACATGGCAAATGAATTATTTATGTACAGGACACCAAAAGGCACCCTACAGCGATATTGTCCCATATACAGTCTCTAGAAGTGTATGATTCAACTTTTTCCCATGGTCTAGTGTTAAAAAAGCAAACGAAAATCGCAATAAATTGTAATATCGAATCGCAATACTTGTAGAATCGCAATACTTAAGAATCGCAATACATATCGAATCGGCACCCAAGTATCGTGATAGTATCGAATCgggagataagcatatcgtcccagcCCTAATAACTATGCAGAAACATATCTCATAAATGAAATTTAAAGAAGACTTAAATAGGTAGAATATGTCGCAAGCTCtgtaagcctgtgtgtgtgtgtgtgtgtgtgtgtgtgtgtgtgtgtgaaaagaaaaCTACAAGGACAGGGGATAATATATAGTAAACACACAATAATTTAAGTACAAAAAATTACATCACTAGAACAGTACAAAGTCAAGGGGAAAATAGGGGTAAGCAAACACAAGTAATACAACACATAATATACAACATATACAAGTAAGCCAGCCTAACGGCACATTAGAGTGACATAATCATCAGCGACCCTTCTCTCAAAGATCTTAATTCATAGTCTTCTTACAGGTCAGTGGTTGGCTGAGCTACAGATTAATGGTTGATATGATCTCTTGAACAGGTTCATCTAATTTTTCAATTAACAGTATTCAGAGTAGTGACTACCTGTTAGCACTGTGCAGTGTTCTATAAATATGATATAATACAGGAAGAGACAAATGATCATAATGTTGTATGACTGCCACAAGATGGACTTCTGCCTTGTGCAGTCAGGAACAAGTTACTATTTTTCtagtatttctatttttctgtgctGACTAAGAATAGAAACAAATGGCTGGATGTTTGCATAGTTTAAAATCTATAGTacaactacttttttttttttttttctttaatgaaatgacttttttgaCCTTGACCGATAGAGGGCAGTAATATGCCTTGAAGCATCTAAACTGCCGAAATCtctaaaagaagaagaagaagaaggaaaaagcagaagaagaagaagcagaagaagcttGACAGCTGTAGCTGCTGGTGTTTTGGTCCTTTAGCCTAGCGTAAGACACATCTGCTAATGCAGCCGAGACCACGcctggtgtgtgtatttggataGATAATGTAGGTTGCGCTGTTTTCCAGTCGTTTGTTCATAAGGTCTAACTGACGAAGCGAAGTCTTTGGGAAGGTAACTGAAGTGTCCTGCTAACACCAGAATGCTAGCTAGCTTTAATTTCGACAAACACATCTAACGCTACAACGGTTTGGTTGCCTCCATATAGCCCGCTCATGTAACTTGATTGATGCTAATAGAAAGAGTAGCTCTTGCTTGTCATGAGTGGCTCCAGGCTAACTTGGCTGTCAGTATGTCTGCTGATGCTGGGCCCTGTATGTTATCATGTCGCTAGGCACTGACTATATCATGCTTGACTACACAAATTGTGGCAAGaaaatgttctgtatatttgtaGCTTATGTGTTATGTTAGTCGCTATCCACATACACTGCAGATGTTACAGGTTACATCATATTGTGTGTGGATCAGGGCTGtacaatatgaacaaaaattaGGCTGTTGTCTGCTTTAACtaaattttgtaaataaaacgTGGGTAAATTTGttgggtttatcctccactacatc
Proteins encoded:
- the LOC144541793 gene encoding uncharacterized protein LOC144541793 isoform X1 is translated as MYHIVVFEKTNEVEVVPSNWVNEEECMWPPNKVDVVKATKSKEQPGAGWKPYRVRVIFTSNDYNEARLKLEAVEHTDLGTDGEDSPIKPKQRIIPDTLPSAPKILHPFGPDPQGNDSGKEAVLPKAKPRVHHTPGLHQRSRASPGLHQRSRASPDLHQRSRASPGLHQRSRASPDLHQRSRASPGLHQRSRASPGLHQRSRASPDLHQRSRASPGLHQRSRASPDLHQRSRASPGLHQRSRASPGLHQRSRASPDLHQRSRASPGLYQRSRASPGLHQRKIVSSEPHRLLRRPQTVLNTSLLRNILTNQEMMMDQMKIIFKTVQGLKSVTEEEIGV
- the LOC144541793 gene encoding uncharacterized protein LOC144541793 isoform X2, which translates into the protein MILARKLSCQKQSHECTTLLACTREAVRPQVCTREAVRPLTCTREAVRPQVCTREAVRPLTCTREAVRPQVCTREAVRPQVCTREAVRPLTCTREAVRPQVCTREAVRPLTCTREAVRPQVCTREAVRPQVCTREAVRPLTCTREAVHPLACTREAVRPLACTRERLFLLSHIDC